One window of Saprospiraceae bacterium genomic DNA carries:
- the rdgB gene encoding RdgB/HAM1 family non-canonical purine NTP pyrophosphatase — translation MLLLLASKNPNKKKEMEAFLPNEYEIKDLNDLSFDKEIEENGKSLEENALIKARYFKEATGLNCIAEDSGLEVTALDNEPGIYSARYAGLQKSDQDNIKLLLFKLNGQSNRDAQFRTIIACILDDQEYLFEGIIKGVIAENPRGDSGFGYDPVFIPVGYNQTFAELGIETKTKISHRTEALKKLIHHLEDYK, via the coding sequence ATGCTCCTCCTGCTCGCATCTAAAAATCCAAATAAGAAGAAGGAAATGGAAGCCTTCCTTCCAAATGAATATGAAATTAAAGATTTAAATGATTTAAGTTTTGATAAAGAAATTGAAGAAAATGGAAAGAGTCTTGAAGAAAATGCATTGATCAAGGCAAGGTATTTTAAAGAAGCAACTGGTTTAAATTGCATTGCTGAAGATTCCGGTTTGGAAGTTACTGCATTAGATAATGAACCAGGAATCTATTCTGCGCGTTATGCAGGATTGCAAAAAAGTGATCAGGATAATATCAAATTACTTTTATTTAAATTGAACGGACAGTCAAATCGCGATGCTCAATTTCGTACAATTATAGCATGTATACTGGATGACCAGGAATATTTGTTTGAAGGTATTATTAAAGGAGTCATTGCAGAAAATCCGCGAGGTGATTCTGGATTTGGATATGATCCCGTTTTCATACCAGTTGGATACAATCAAACGTTTGCTGAATTAGGGATTGAAACCAAAACAAAAATCAGTCATCGTACGGAAGCACTCAAAAAATTAATTCACCATCTTGAGGATTATAAATAA
- a CDS encoding DUF1573 domain-containing protein, which yields MKNLKFFSFGLFVALVGITSCKNDKAAGTDAAATTEAGTAANAAGLPSAEPGTIMAAEGAAAAAPTGPTTSMEFTEMVYDFGEIVEGEHVKYAFKFKNTGSEPLIISDAKGSCGCTVPDWPREPVAPGATSEIKVEFDSKGKGSDDGSKQTKKVTVTANTNPPQTYLTITGVVKKDPKAPKTPATPAIK from the coding sequence ATGAAAAATTTAAAATTCTTTTCTTTTGGTCTTTTTGTAGCCCTTGTAGGAATCACTTCTTGCAAGAATGACAAAGCTGCTGGTACCGATGCAGCTGCTACTACTGAAGCAGGTACTGCTGCAAATGCAGCTGGTTTACCAAGCGCAGAGCCAGGAACTATTATGGCTGCTGAAGGTGCTGCTGCGGCTGCTCCAACAGGCCCAACTACATCAATGGAGTTTACAGAAATGGTTTATGACTTTGGTGAAATCGTTGAAGGTGAGCACGTAAAATATGCATTCAAATTTAAAAACACTGGAAGCGAGCCATTAATTATATCTGATGCAAAAGGAAGCTGTGGTTGTACAGTTCCAGATTGGCCAAGAGAGCCAGTTGCTCCAGGTGCTACCAGTGAAATCAAAGTTGAATTTGATTCTAAAGGCAAAGGCAGTGATGATGGTTCAAAACAAACTAAAAAAGTTACTGTTACTGCAAACACCAATCCTCCACAAACCTATTTGACAATTACAGGTGTTGTAAAAAAAGATCCTAAAGCTCCTAAAACACCGGCTACTCCAGCAATAAAATAA
- a CDS encoding branched-chain amino acid aminotransferase, which produces MDHKIKITRTRQSRISEVDFNNIPFGKVFADHMFIADFDGQQWKNFEIRPLERIPLHPATMAWHYGQGIFEGMKASITDDGTPLLFRPYDHADRLNVSAHRMCMPEFPTDLFVDALCQLVALDKDWIPKGEDCALYIRPVMMATDEFVGVRSSDTYKLMIMNLPSGPYYNKPVSLLVEEKYVRAVDGGVGEAKAAGNYGAALYPTKLAKDKGYDQVMWMDAHEFKYVQEVGTMNIFFVLKDVVLTPNLSGTILQGITRDSIITLLKDKGYKVEERPVSMEEIYAAYKNKELIEVFGAGTAAVVANVNRIGYKNNELLFDASQWGLSTLLKNEINGIRKGRIADTHGWILPITVEQEMAV; this is translated from the coding sequence ATGGACCACAAAATCAAAATCACGCGGACCCGTCAATCAAGAATTAGTGAGGTCGATTTCAACAACATTCCTTTTGGAAAGGTGTTTGCAGATCACATGTTTATTGCGGATTTTGACGGACAACAATGGAAAAATTTTGAAATACGTCCATTAGAGCGAATTCCTTTACATCCAGCAACAATGGCCTGGCATTATGGTCAAGGAATTTTTGAAGGAATGAAAGCCTCCATTACGGATGATGGGACCCCATTATTATTTCGACCCTATGATCATGCAGATCGTTTAAATGTGTCTGCTCATAGAATGTGCATGCCAGAATTTCCAACCGATCTATTTGTTGATGCATTATGTCAGTTGGTTGCATTGGATAAAGACTGGATTCCAAAAGGAGAAGATTGTGCATTGTATATCAGACCGGTTATGATGGCAACGGATGAGTTTGTTGGTGTACGTTCATCCGATACCTATAAATTGATGATTATGAACTTGCCTTCAGGTCCTTATTATAATAAACCTGTTTCATTATTGGTAGAAGAAAAATATGTAAGAGCTGTAGATGGGGGAGTTGGTGAAGCAAAAGCTGCCGGTAATTACGGTGCAGCACTGTATCCAACGAAATTGGCAAAGGATAAAGGGTATGATCAGGTGATGTGGATGGATGCACATGAATTTAAATATGTACAAGAGGTTGGAACAATGAATATCTTCTTTGTCCTCAAAGATGTTGTACTGACACCCAATCTTAGTGGAACGATTTTGCAAGGGATTACCCGGGATAGCATCATTACCTTATTGAAAGATAAAGGGTATAAAGTTGAAGAAAGACCCGTAAGCATGGAAGAAATCTATGCGGCCTATAAAAATAAAGAATTGATCGAAGTTTTCGGCGCTGGTACCGCAGCTGTAGTTGCAAATGTCAACCGAATCGGCTATAAAAACAATGAATTATTGTTTGATGCCTCCCAATGGGGCTTATCTACTTTGCTCAAGAATGAAATTAACGGAATTAGAAAAGGAAGGATTGCCGATACCCATGGATGGATACTCCCTATAACAGTAGAACAAGAAATGGCTGTCTAA
- a CDS encoding 4-hydroxybenzoate octaprenyltransferase, producing MKQIQNYLSLVKFSHTVFALPFAAIGFIIGTKAMGNGILDWQLFALVLICMVTARNAAMAFNRWADRDIDKLNPRTVIREIPSGIISSKHALLFVAFNALVFLVSAYFINWLCFLLSPIALLIVLGYSYTKRFSWFCHVFLGLGLSLAPIGAYLAVTGHFHFLPILYSVAVICWVAGFDIIYALQDIRFDQEHQLYSIPARFGMSKALLVSSCLHLVCAVSIIIGAWILHQEFGLNYLSYLGSSAFIVLLFIQHRIISRGDLSKINLAFFTTNGIASVVLAGCTILDFYL from the coding sequence ATGAAACAAATTCAGAATTATTTATCATTGGTTAAATTTAGTCATACGGTATTTGCCTTGCCGTTTGCTGCAATTGGATTTATTATTGGCACCAAAGCCATGGGAAATGGTATTTTGGATTGGCAACTTTTTGCTTTGGTATTAATTTGTATGGTAACAGCACGAAATGCTGCGATGGCTTTCAATCGATGGGCAGACCGGGATATTGATAAATTAAATCCCCGGACGGTGATTCGGGAAATACCCTCTGGTATTATATCATCTAAACATGCTTTGCTATTTGTTGCATTCAATGCCCTTGTATTTTTAGTATCAGCCTACTTTATAAATTGGCTTTGTTTTCTGTTGTCTCCAATTGCTTTGTTAATTGTATTAGGATATAGTTATACCAAACGTTTTTCTTGGTTTTGCCATGTGTTTTTAGGCTTGGGATTATCCTTAGCACCTATTGGGGCCTATTTGGCGGTAACAGGTCATTTTCACTTTTTGCCTATCCTTTATTCCGTTGCAGTAATCTGTTGGGTTGCAGGTTTTGATATTATTTATGCATTACAAGACATTCGCTTTGATCAGGAACACCAATTGTATTCCATTCCAGCTCGCTTTGGAATGTCCAAAGCCTTGTTAGTTTCAAGTTGTTTGCATCTGGTTTGCGCTGTAAGTATCATTATAGGTGCTTGGATTCTTCATCAGGAATTCGGTTTAAATTATTTAAGTTATTTGGGAAGCAGTGCATTTATTGTTTTATTATTTATTCAACACCGGATTATTAGTCGGGGTGATTTAAGTAAAATCAATCTAGCTTTTTTTACTACCAATGGAATTGCCAGTGTCGTTTTGGCTGGTTGTACGATTTTAGATTTTTATTTATAA